One genomic segment of Alicycliphilus denitrificans K601 includes these proteins:
- the atpG gene encoding F0F1 ATP synthase subunit gamma has protein sequence MAAGKEIRGKIKSVENTKKITKAMEMVAASKMRKAQDRMRAARPFAEKVRNIAAHLGEANPEYVHPFMKVNDAKAAGVIVVTTDKGLCGGMNTNVLRAVTSKLRELQSQGVEAQAVAIGNKGLGFLNRIGAKVVAQSVGLGDTPHLEKLIGPVKVLLDAYAEGKINAVYLSYTKFINTMKQESVVERLLPLSSEQMKADKSGPSWDYIYEPDAQTVIDELLVRYVESLIYQAVAENMASEQSARMVAMKAATDNAGNVINELKLVYNKTRQAAITKELSEIVAGAAAV, from the coding sequence ATGGCAGCAGGCAAGGAAATACGCGGCAAGATCAAATCGGTGGAGAACACCAAGAAGATCACCAAGGCCATGGAAATGGTGGCCGCGTCCAAAATGCGCAAGGCGCAAGACCGCATGCGCGCTGCTCGTCCCTTTGCCGAGAAGGTGCGCAATATCGCGGCCCATCTCGGCGAAGCCAATCCCGAGTACGTGCATCCCTTCATGAAGGTGAACGACGCAAAGGCGGCTGGCGTCATCGTGGTGACGACCGACAAGGGCCTGTGCGGCGGCATGAACACCAACGTGCTGCGTGCCGTGACGTCCAAGTTGCGCGAGCTGCAGTCCCAGGGGGTCGAGGCGCAGGCCGTTGCCATCGGCAACAAGGGCCTGGGCTTCCTGAACCGCATCGGCGCCAAGGTCGTGGCACAGTCCGTCGGCCTGGGCGACACGCCCCACCTGGAAAAGCTCATCGGCCCCGTCAAGGTGCTGCTGGACGCGTACGCCGAAGGCAAGATCAACGCGGTGTACCTCTCCTACACCAAGTTCATCAACACCATGAAGCAGGAATCGGTGGTGGAGCGGTTGCTGCCCCTGTCCTCGGAGCAGATGAAGGCCGACAAGTCGGGCCCCAGCTGGGACTACATCTACGAGCCGGACGCGCAGACCGTGATCGACGAACTGCTCGTGCGCTATGTCGAGTCGCTGATCTACCAGGCCGTGGCCGAGAACATGGCTTCCGAGCAGTCGGCGCGCATGGTGGCCATGAAGGCCGCCACCGACAACGCGGGCAACGTCATCAACGAGCTCAAGCTGGTCTACAACAAGACGCGCCAGGCCGCGATCACGAAGGAACTTTCGGAGATCGTCGCGGGTGCGGCAGCCGTCTAA
- a CDS encoding F0F1 ATP synthase subunit delta: MAELATIARPYAEALYKACTGKAGTDLNGACAWVDELAAIAANPQLRQLLDNPKVTAEQLFDVITGVAKTALPEMAHNFLRTLLDNGRVQVLPEIATQFRALVNQGNGSSDAVVYSAFPLDANALAELSATLQKRFARTLNLSVQTDESLIGGVRVVVGDEVLDTSVKARLEQMKAALTA; this comes from the coding sequence ATGGCTGAACTCGCCACCATTGCCCGCCCTTACGCAGAGGCGCTGTACAAGGCCTGTACCGGCAAGGCCGGTACCGACCTGAACGGCGCTTGCGCCTGGGTGGACGAGCTGGCGGCGATTGCCGCCAATCCTCAATTGCGCCAGCTGCTGGACAACCCCAAGGTGACCGCGGAACAGCTGTTCGACGTCATCACCGGGGTGGCCAAGACGGCGCTGCCGGAGATGGCGCACAACTTCCTGCGCACCCTGCTCGACAACGGCCGGGTGCAGGTGCTGCCCGAGATCGCGACGCAATTCCGCGCGCTGGTCAACCAAGGCAACGGCTCTTCGGACGCCGTCGTCTACAGTGCCTTCCCCCTGGACGCCAACGCCCTGGCCGAGCTCTCTGCCACGCTGCAAAAGCGCTTTGCCCGCACACTCAACCTCTCGGTGCAGACGGATGAGTCCCTGATCGGCGGCGTGCGCGTGGTGGTGGGCGACGAGGTGCTCGACACCTCCGTCAAGGCCCGTCTGGAACAAATGAAAGCGGCCCTCACGGCCTGA
- the atpA gene encoding F0F1 ATP synthase subunit alpha has product MQLNPAEISELIKSRIEGLAASSDIRNQGTVVSVTDGIVRIHGLSDVMQGEMLEFPADADGQPSYGLALNLERDSVGAVILGAYEHISEGDTVKCTGRILEVPVGPELIGRVVNALGQPIDGKGPINAKMTDVIEKVAPGVIARQSVDQPLATGQKSIDSMVPVGRGQRELIIGDRQTGKTAVAIDAIIAQKGQGVTCIYVAIGQKASSIKNVVRSLEQAGAMDYTIVVAASASESAAMQYVSAYSGCTMGEYFRDRGQDALIVYDDLSKQAVAYRQVSLLLRRPPGREAFPGDVFYLHSRLLERAARVNADYVEAFTKGEVKGKTGSLTALPVIETQAGDVSAFVPTNVISITDGQIFLETSLFNAGIRPAINAGISVSRVGGAAQTKLIKGLSGGIRTDLAQYRELAAFAQFASDLDEATRKQLDRGARVTELLKQPQYSPLPISLMAASLFAVNKGFMDDVDVKKILPFESGLHQFLKTSHAALLERLEQNRAFDKEGKDEAELTQAITAFKKSFV; this is encoded by the coding sequence ATGCAACTCAATCCCGCAGAAATTTCTGAACTGATCAAGAGCCGCATCGAAGGGCTGGCAGCCAGCAGCGACATCCGCAACCAGGGCACCGTGGTGTCCGTGACCGACGGTATCGTGCGCATCCATGGCCTGTCGGACGTGATGCAGGGCGAAATGCTGGAATTCCCCGCCGACGCGGACGGCCAGCCCAGCTACGGCCTGGCGCTGAACCTGGAGCGCGACTCCGTCGGCGCCGTGATCCTGGGCGCCTATGAGCACATCTCCGAGGGCGACACCGTCAAGTGCACGGGCCGCATCCTGGAAGTGCCCGTGGGCCCCGAGCTGATTGGCCGCGTGGTGAACGCCCTGGGCCAGCCCATCGACGGCAAGGGCCCGATCAACGCCAAGATGACGGACGTGATCGAGAAGGTCGCCCCCGGCGTGATCGCACGCCAGTCCGTGGACCAGCCCCTGGCCACCGGCCAGAAGTCCATCGACTCCATGGTGCCCGTCGGCCGCGGCCAGCGCGAGCTGATCATCGGCGACCGCCAGACCGGCAAGACGGCCGTGGCCATCGACGCCATCATCGCCCAGAAGGGCCAGGGCGTGACCTGCATCTACGTCGCCATCGGCCAGAAGGCGTCGTCGATCAAGAACGTGGTGCGCTCGCTGGAGCAGGCCGGCGCGATGGACTACACCATCGTCGTCGCCGCATCCGCCTCGGAATCCGCCGCCATGCAGTACGTGTCGGCCTACTCCGGCTGCACCATGGGCGAATACTTCCGCGACCGCGGCCAGGACGCGCTGATCGTCTATGACGACCTGTCCAAGCAGGCCGTGGCCTACCGCCAGGTCTCGCTGCTGCTGCGCCGCCCGCCGGGCCGCGAAGCCTTCCCCGGCGACGTGTTCTATCTCCACAGCCGCCTGCTCGAACGCGCAGCCCGCGTGAACGCCGACTATGTCGAAGCCTTCACCAAGGGCGAGGTCAAGGGCAAGACGGGTTCGCTGACGGCTCTGCCCGTGATCGAAACCCAGGCCGGCGACGTGTCCGCCTTCGTTCCGACCAACGTGATCTCGATCACCGACGGCCAGATCTTCCTGGAAACCAGCCTGTTCAACGCCGGCATCCGTCCCGCCATCAACGCCGGTATCTCGGTGTCGCGCGTGGGTGGCGCAGCGCAGACCAAGCTCATCAAGGGCCTGTCCGGCGGTATCCGTACCGACCTGGCGCAGTACCGCGAGCTGGCCGCGTTCGCGCAGTTCGCCTCCGACCTGGACGAAGCCACCCGCAAGCAGCTCGACCGCGGCGCCCGCGTGACCGAACTGCTCAAGCAGCCCCAGTACAGCCCGCTGCCCATCAGCCTGATGGCTGCCTCGCTGTTCGCGGTGAACAAGGGCTTCATGGACGACGTGGACGTTAAGAAGATCCTGCCGTTCGAGTCCGGCCTGCACCAGTTCCTCAAGACTAGCCATGCAGCCCTGCTCGAGCGCCTGGAGCAAAACCGCGCCTTCGACAAGGAAGGCAAGGACGAAGCCGAACTGACGCAAGCCATCACGGCCTTCAAGAAGTCGTTCGTTTAA